A window of the Hordeum vulgare subsp. vulgare chromosome 5H, MorexV3_pseudomolecules_assembly, whole genome shotgun sequence genome harbors these coding sequences:
- the LOC123398190 gene encoding trafficking protein particle complex II-specific subunit 130 homolog has product MANYLAQFQTIKSSSDRIVIAVEDVSDLWLNVKDSFKQRLPVKKACLNNKARNPVLVENLPAEFIQTTDSRLRSRFPQEQYLFWFREPYATVVLVTCEDLDEFKTILKPRLKLIVQNDEREWFIVFVSKAHPSNDQATKMAKKVYARLEADFNTKKRERCCKFDLHGPDDEFWDDFDSKMVDCIRNTLDRRVQFYEEENRRLSEQRFTPIWNFCNFFILKESLAFMFEVTNLHEDSLREYDELELCYSESVNLPGKPREFGGLDTGDDQAALLNPGFKALTQIVQDDVFREFEFRQYIFACQAKLLFKLSRPVEVAARGYAFVVSFSKTLALHENALPFCFREVWVITACLGLIKSTSTQYDGGVVAIDSEKEFYRLQGDLYSLCRAKFMRLAYLIGYGVEIEKSPVNSASLSMLSWPKPATWPSIPPDSSSEVMAKEKTILQAKAREKLFDIQRKPLPLEPSSLLREANRRRAFLSVGNLAELYDSVDGSGFGPHSKVSPNKSSSNLMTRTMSGPATSETSLPVDRPMRLSEIHVAAEHALKQTISDPDFMTSLSSPEEFENRYMELTKGAADNYHRSWWKRHGVVLDGEIAAIYFKHGNYDLAAKSYEKVCALYSAEGWEELLADVLPDLAECQKILNDEAGYLASCVKLLSIESSLFSSKERQAFQSEVVRLAHSEMSHPVPLDVSSLITFAGNPAPLLELCDGDPGTLSVAVWSGFPDDMTLESLSLRLSAFSSADEGLKAIRSTDARVLVPGRNIITFDIPPQKPGSYVLGALTGQIGKLSFRSHGFSQDSPVDTDEFMSFEKPTRPVLKVRKPRALVDITPAVSSALLMNELQWIGLIVKPIDYSLKGGILHIDAGAELKIEESQMIEIESYRSDGDHSGNLDASKALSRSTDTGRVEKVPIGNGKIELPDWASDVTTLVWFPVRAIDDTIAKGTSPASPQKHSIVDGMRMIALKLEFGAFHNQIFERTIAVHFTNPFHVSTRVVDKCNDGTLLLQVILHSEVKATLHVKDVLLDLQAGFEHLGKGDGRPTSSLFPLVIAPSSKAGILFVIRLSGTKDLDELEQADSMLNIKYGISGDRATGAHSPVPVKPDDSEELLFKISLKLKRPVLDPCLAVGFLPFSTDCLRVGQLVNMKWRVERLKDLEEASLSDDEILYQVDANPQNWMVAGRKSGHISFSETQGSRIEIAVTCVPLVSGYVHPPQLGLPDVGDANISCNPAGPHLVCVLPPTLSTSYCIPA; this is encoded by the exons ATGGCCAACTATCTGGCACAGTTCCAGACCATCAAGTCCTCCTCCGACCGCATCGTCATCGCCG TTGAGGATGTCAGTGACTTGTGGCTCAACGTCAAAGATAGTTTCAAGCAGCGCTTGCCAGTCAAGAAAGCCTGTCTCAATAACAAGGCGAGGAACCCTGTTCTTGTGGAAAACCTACCAGCTGAGTTTATACAGACAACTGATTCAAGGCTGCGTAGTCGGTTTCCACAAGAACAATACTTGTTTTGGTTTCGCGAACCGTATGCTACTGTTGTTCTTGTTACTTGCGAG GATCTTGATGAGTTCAAGACCATTCTTAAGCCTCGCCTCAAATTAATTGTGCAAAATGATGAGAGAGAATGGTTCATTGTATTTGTGTCGAAGGCCCATCCTAGCAATGATCAAGCAACTAAGATGGCAAAGAAAGTATACgctaggcttgaggccgatttcaaCACTAAAAAGAGAGAAAG GTGCTGCAAATTTGATCTGCATGGACCTGATGATGAATTCTGGGATGATTTTGACTCGAAAATGGTGGACTGCATAAGAAACACATTGGATAGAAGGGTTCAGTTCTATGAAGAGGAAAACCGCAGGTTAAGTGAGCAGCGATTCACACCGATATGGAACTTCTGCAACTTTTTCATTCTGAAG GAAAGTTTGGCATTTATGTTTGAGGTGACTAATCTTCATGAAGATTCACTCCGTGAATACGATGAGCTTGAACTATGCTATTCAGAATCAG TAAATCTCCCAGGGAAACCTCGAGAATTTGGAGGACTGGATACTGGTGATGATCAGGCTGCGCTGCTAAATCCAGGGTTCAAAGCGTTAACCCAGATTGTTCAGGATGACGTGTTCAGGGAATTTGAGTTTAGGCAATACATATTTGCTTGCCAGGCTAAG TTATTATTTAAACTTTCTCGGCCAGTTGAGGTTGCTGCAAGAGGATATGCTTTTGTTGTCAGCTTTTCCAAGACGCTAGCCTTGCATGAA AATGCACTACCCTTTTGTTTCCGCGAAGTATGGGTGATAACTGCTTGTTTGGGTTTAATTAAATCTACAAGTACACAgtatgatggtggagttgttgctatTGATTCAGAAAAGGAGTTCTATCGTCTTCAGGGTGACCTTTATTCTCTCTGTCGTGCTAAG TTTATGAGGCTTGCTTATTTGATTGGTTATGGGGTTGAAATAGAAAAGAGTCCAGTCAACAG TGCATCATTAAGCATGCTATCTTGGCCAAAGCCAGCTACTTGGCCTTCGATTCCACCTGATTCGTCGTCGGAAGTAATGGCAAAGGAGAAG ACAATTCTtcaagcaaaagcaagagaaaagCTCTTTGACATTCAGAGGAAACCCCTGCCACTGGAACCTTCCTCTCTTCTACGTGAGGCTAATAGGCGTAGAGCTTTTCTTTCAGTTGGAAATTTGGCTGAATTATATGATTCAGTTGATGG TTCAGGTTTTGGTCCACATTCAAAAGTTTCTCCCAACAAATCGTCTTCTAACTTGATGACAAGAACTATGTCTGGGCCAGCAACCTCTGAGACTTCTCTACCAGTTGATCGGCCCATGAGATTGTCAGAAATTCATGTTGCTGCTGAGCATGCATTGAAACAGACGATATCTGATCCTGACTTTATGACGTCACTTTCATCACCAGAAGAATTTGAG AATAGATATATGGAGCTTACTAAAGGCGCAGCTGACAATTATCACCGCTCTTGGTGGAAAAGACATGGAGTTGTGCTTGATGGAGAGATTGCAGCTATATATTTTAAGCATGGGAATTATGATTTGGCTGCAAAATCCTATGAAAAAGTGTGTGCTCTCTATTCTGCAGAAGGCTGGGAAGAGCTGTTGGCAGATGTTCTTCCTGATCTTGCAGAATGCCAGAAGATTCTTAATGACGAAGCTGGTTATCTGGCTTCCTGTGTGAAGTTACTTTCTATTGAGAgtagcttgttttcatctaaagAGCGGCAAGCTTTCCAGTCAGAGGTTGTTCGGCTTGCTCACAGTGAAATGAGCCATCCTGTACCCCTTGATGTTTCATCACTAATTACATTCGCCGGAAATCCTGCTCCGCTGCTAGAATTATGTGATGGTGATCCCGGTACACTATCTGTAGCAGTTTGGAGTGGCTTCCCAGATGACATGACACTTGAGTCTCTCAGTTTAAGATTGTCAGCTTTCTCTAGTGCAGATGAAGGTCTTAAG GCAATAAGGAGTACGGATGCACGTGTTCTTGTACCAGGTAGAAATATTATCACCTTTGACATTCCTCCTCAAAAGCCAGGTTCCTATGTGTTGGGCGCTCTCACTGGACAGATTGGCAAGCTGTCATTCAGATCACATGGATTTTCTCAAGATAGTCCAGTGGACACTGATGAATTCATGAGCTTTGAGAAGCCCACAAGACCTGTTTTGAAG GTGAGAAAACCGAGGGCTTTGGTTGATATTACTCCTGCTGTATCCTCTGCATTGCTTATGAATGAACTCCAGTGGATCGGGTTGATTGTCAAGCCTATAGACtattctttgaaaggtggcatacTGCATATAGATGCCGGTGCTGAACTAAAAATCGAGGAGTCGCAGATGATTGAGATAGAAAGCTACAGAAGCGATGGGGATCATTCTGGTAATCTTGATGCTTCCAAAGCATTATCAAGGTCCACTGATACTGGAAGGGTTGAGAAGGTTCCTATCGGAAATGGGAAGATAGAACTGCCAGATTGGGCTAGTGACGTGACAACTCTTGTTTGGTTCCCTGTTCGTGCTATCGACGATACAATTGCAAAGGGAACATCCCCAG CATCCCCTCAGAAACATAGCATAGTAGATGGGATGAGAATGATTGCTCTCAAGCTTGAATTTGGAGCTTTCCATAATCAAATATTTGAAAG GACCATTGCCGTACATTTCACTAATCCATTCCATGTGAGCACACGTGTTGTTGACAAGTGCAATGATGGAACTCTACTTCTGCAG GTAATATTGCATTCTGAAGTGAAGGCTACTCTGCATGTAAAGGATGTATTATTGGACCTACAAGCTGGATTTGAGCACCTAGGCAAGGGAGATGGACGTCCGACTTCGAGTTTGTTCCCTCTGGTTATTGCTCCTTCTTCCAAAGCTGGAATCTTATTTGTGATACGTTTAAGTGGCACAAAAG ACCTAGATGAGTTGGAACAGGCAGACAGCATGTTGAATATTAAATACGGGATATCCGGTGACCGAGCAACCGGAGCACACTCTCCAGTTCCTGTTAAACCTGATGACTCTGAAGAGCTTCTGTTCAAGATTTCACTCAAACTGAAGCGCCCTGTTCTGGATCCATGCCTGGCAGTTGGATTCCTTCCGTTTTCTACCGATTGCCTGAGGGTTGGTCAATTAGTCAACATGAAATGGCGGGTTGAAAGGCTCAAGGACCTGGAGGAGGCATCTCTGTCCGAT GATGAGATACTTTATCAGGTGGACGCTAATCCACAGAACTGGATGGTTGCTGGGAGGAAAAGCGGTCACATTTCATTCTCAGAAACACAAG GATCAAGGATCGAGATCGCCGTGACGTGTGTCCCGCTGGTGTCGGGGTATGTACACCCGCCACAGCTAGGCCTGCCCGACGTAGGCGATGCGAATATCAGCTGCAACCCGGCAGGTCCCCACCTGGTGTGCGTGCTTCCTCCCACCCTCAGCACCTCCTACTGCATACCGGCTTGA